TATGAGGGTGCTGTACAGTGACAACTTTTCCGAGTATTTAGGAACTACTTCAGTCTGTTCATACATAATAAGGGTTGTATTGTATAGTACCTGGAGAGTGGGTCCACCAATAGCGCGACCATGAGCACGGCGACCACTACGCACGCCAGGTAGATGGCGCTGATCTCGTAGATCTCGCTGTCGGGCGGCCGGTGCAGGTTCTGGTTCTCGTGTTGGCCGCCGCCGACCATGCAGAAGTTGGCTCCGCAAGTCAGCAGGGTCTTGGTGTTGTTCTCGGTGGTGCCGTTGGAGCTATGCACGCCCGATGAGAACACTGCAATGCAGGAATTGTTGTAACGTCCGCGGCTCTATTTTACtcgtaaaatatgatattctgttaattatctttaaaaaatctCAGTTCTTTGCTACCGCAAAGATCATAATTATCCAATGTAACTATAGGTATTACAGATGGTCTACCCAGCATGTTGCTGTGGctgaaaaacaatgaaacttacCCAAACTTGAGATCAAATTTCCCCAAAGCTCGGCCGTCTGCCAAGCGAGGAAGAAGAAGCCGAAGAATCGCACGATGATGCCATCGACAGCTTGATCCGTCAGCTTCGCGTAGACGCTACCGGCCTGCGTGAGGTACGTGGCCTTCGACGTCCACATGGGGGCCGCTCCCATCCCCACCACTACCCCGGCCGGCACCAGCGTGTAAAAAGCCGGGTAGAACTGCGCCGCGATGTACGGCGCGTAGCACATCATGGACAAACACAAAGTCCATTTCACAGTTAGCCTCTTGATTAGAAAGGTGGGAACAAATATACAGGATACGACGAGCGCCGCGTAAATGGAACTTAGCGATACCGTGCCCAGCCCGTCCTTGGCGTTGATCGACGACTGTAGATTAGCCGTCCCTTGGAAAGCGGTGAATTGCACCATGAAGGCGGCGCTCACCGCCGCCACGTTCTTTAGTATTCTCCATTTCTCGTTTCTTGATAGTTTAACTTTTCCCGTTGGGTAGTTTTCATCTTCTATGGGTAGAGGCGGGGGTTTGACGATGTCGTCGTTGTCCTTGTCGTGCTGGTAGCCGTCGTTCTTGAAGCCGGTCTTGAGCGTGTACACTGAGTCCTTGTCGGGGCGTTCGTCTTCACGTCCCCCTCCGTGTGTGGCCGTCATACCGGGTTATCTCTTGCAGCCCTGCAAACAAAACGATAGTATAGCTTTATTTTTGTGTTCCTTATCACTTATTGTAAGAGATGCCACCAGCAAAACAATGCTGGAAATAAACTGAACTGAACGAAATTGAATTATAATTCAACTCGAGACCGGCAGATGTGCTACTGAAGCGTGATGACCTGATGCCATAattcataaaattatttatatgttttacagAACTTAATTTTACTTTGTGAATCGTCGTTTTCGAAACTATATCACtcgatatattataaatatattcctaaattaaatacataggtaggtatttctaGGTTCTAGAACACTTAATTTAATGTTACAGGCGGTTTAAAAATAAGAGTATAATGATACCTAGTTTTTTTATTACGTCAATACCTATGTTTTTGGGTTGAGCGGTGGCGCGGCGTGCACAAATGACCGAGCAGCTGAACACACACTCATAGTGTGTTAtgaattaggtataggtacttggtTACATCATGACATAATCAACACGTTCGAAATACATAGATGATAGTTGCATCGGCACCcgaaatttgttgtttattttcaAACCTAGGTAGTACCAAACGTGTTTGTATGTGTATGACAAAATTATTTACTGAATATTTTTAATTGCAAATGGGCAATTGTTTTAGGTAAAGCTTGCAATTGAAATTGGcgtagtaataaaataatattgggagaacaAACATAGAAAAAGTCGACTTTAGCAGCGCGCATCGGTGGGTTAGTGCTGCAAGATCCTTCTGCCGAgaataaaattctttatttttttaatccgcGCTCAGCTGCAGAGCTGTCTTTTGACAGCTGGAACAAAATAAGTACTATTaggtcagcggttctcaatctttttttttgacggaacccttttggaaagcgaaatacttgatggaaccctacaatacggtggcggcatagtataatttttcgaggcgactaaagcatagtgttctaaattcttgcggaacccctgcaggggtgtcgcggaaccctagggttccgcggaacacacttagagtatggctgtattaggtaggtaactaatCAAGTCAGTAACCGCGTACTGTCTCTTGAACAGTTTTTTTACGCTGAATACGATATCAGCTCGTGGACGGATTTGGCTGCACtgactttttgttttaattttaagcaTAGGTACAGAAATACttcattttgttttctttttaaagctCCCGCTTACTTTATCGACCCaaaaaatgaatttaaaataaggCAACAGGTTAGGTGTTCGATGTCTACACTTGAATATACACATCACTGGTTAGAGTTTACAAACATAAACCGATACCCTGTGGTCAGAACAAAGTAAGCATCAACTGAAATCAATCATAAAATGTACATTCTGCAGATGGGTTATATGCATTTTAAACTACTGTGTATAATATTATGAAGAAAATGGCAAgttaacataatattttatcaatataGATAATATTAGCTTCCACAATTTGTTCGCAATTTGTTTTCTCTTCTAGCTAAAAAATCGAAAAGAGCCAAACAAAGGGGCATAGCTTTGGTTACTATAAGTACATCAAATTGTGTTATAAATAgttttcacatcacctatttGGAAAATGACTTTTTCTTCCTTGCTAGGATCCCTccaagtggcacttttctgctCTAAGACATTTTATTGCcagtataaaatattaatacaatGAAATATGAAAATAGTATGGCACCTTAttgattacattttttttttataatcgatTACGTGCATaaattttttagcttaaataatattttgaaacgTAATAATTTCCTCATTGGTGATGTAAAAAGCGatggtagcaaaattatttccaccTTGGGCGTTCACTTGAATCTCTCACGTCTATGCCGTAAATACGccattttgctcccttgtgacacaatctactatTCCATAATGCCAATATCCAATTAGGAAAAAAGGGAATACGTTTATATGGTGAAGCGGTCGTGGCCTTTCCTATTaactgataaaataaataattttttgacaactatttcatttttggtacaagcttaattttatcgctgactgcacatttctttcCACATGCAACTAAAACTAGAATTctaacaattctaacaaccccaaacacTTCGTTTGCGTTGTGTTTGTCATCACAGAggtcccatggccacctcctgtctccttcatcagatcagctcatatcatcataatattgcattgtcatccgatttacatatgtcagctcaatcggaaaacGGAAAGTGGGTTAAGCTTAAGTGGGttaagatttgacccacaccacagacaatccaacctctagacatagcatagtcgcgctaccccctctgccacacatacggtagcgttactccatcttcgagtcaatcccgtgccgtgattggtccgtgtctttgaacggaccaatcacggcacgggattcgctcacctcgtccccccgcacccccgtatttttggcctaagctcagtctagaggttggattgtcagtgacccacactaacaaaagaactaacagggcaagttaaataaaagcttgtaaaaacattagaaaataaataaatacaccgtAATTGACACGTGTCAATAAAATTAGTCTTCAATAAGACCTTCGTACCACTGACGACAATTCACGCTATAATATTAACAGTGTTTAAATAAGACCGGCATATTTCTGTCAACCATATCACAACATATCATGCATTGTTTGTCATATACTCGtacatttccatattttatgaAGCATGCACGCTACGCGTTTGTCAGATGACTCACAAATAggtggaaaaaatatttatatttatatttcaccATTATTTTATCATCTACAATTAAGCGACCTGCTATTGGTGCCTCCGACAGTCAGCATCTTCAACCTTTGCATTTTCCGTAGGTACTGACTACATTTTAAGTCTGATATTTTTTCATAGTGTTGAAATTGACTATAGAACCGTTTATGTTtaatgatgtaggtacatatttatctattaataaaatattttagtaaaatGATCGGTGTGAGAACCTGTTAtgtacgtacctacatataataatacaattcgCATTTGCATTATTTAGTCGCAATGTAAATTAATTTACGTGCATGCATATTTTTCCCTTAAAGTATAAATTATTTGCAGTAATAACACAATGTCATGTTGTTTTATAATACGTACCTATATCACATTTAGCAAAAATACTGCCCATAACCGTTAACACTCGCGTCAACATGACAAACGTTCGACAATACGTACTTATACgtgcaataaaaatgtatctAGTAGACTAATTACAAGGGCTATGTTTTTACGACCCGTCTGCTATTCTTATGAATATTCGAGAAATATATTAAGTAGAATAATTCTTATTATTCATAATAAGAATTATGAATAATAAGATATTATATATTGCTCTCGCCTTTTGTTCGATATCCTCGCGATGTGCTATAGCGAGAGCCGAGACAAAATTAATTCTCTTTACTCAAGTTTAACTTCGTCATTGTTAAAGAAATAtgtaggcagagtgatggcaggtggaccaaaatgttgacggattggtggccgcttacggatgaaagaagcgcctggcgtccgttggctcgttgggtggatgacgttcgaagtatcgcggggcagttttggatgaaactagcacaggaccgggacaagtggcgtacaagaagagaggcctatgctcagcagtgggcgaccgaaggctaaaatgatgatgatgatgaaagaaatatgtaactccgtataagatgaataaattCTAAGGAAAAAaagtgcctcggaaatcaagaaaaagtaattctcggatagatggcgcacacacctttgg
This genomic window from Cydia amplana chromosome Z, ilCydAmpl1.1, whole genome shotgun sequence contains:
- the LOC134660898 gene encoding UNC93-like protein, with the translated sequence MTATHGGGREDERPDKDSVYTLKTGFKNDGYQHDKDNDDIVKPPPLPIEDENYPTGKVKLSRNEKWRILKNVAAVSAAFMVQFTAFQGTANLQSSINAKDGLGTVSLSSIYAALVVSCIFVPTFLIKRLTVKWTLCLSMMCYAPYIAAQFYPAFYTLVPAGVVVGMGAAPMWTSKATYLTQAGSVYAKLTDQAVDGIIVRFFGFFFLAWQTAELWGNLISSLVFSSGVHSSNGTTENNTKTLLTCGANFCMVGGGQHENQNLHRPPDSEIYEISAIYLACVVVAVLMVALLVDPLSRYGEKQRKADPAKELSGIQLLSATAYQLKKPNQQLLIPITLWIGMEQAFIGADYTQAYVSCALGIRSIGYVMICFGVVNAICSLVFGSAMKYIGRFPILVMGAALHLGLIVWLLIWRPNPETPSTFFVISGLWGVGDAVWQTQVNGLYGVLFRRNKEAAFSNFRLWESAGFVVAYAYSTHLCARMKLYVMMVVLLIGFCGYIVVEILHKRKARRLKAIAEDPAVAAEAAKQPPEEDDEKDEIDDEIVITHL